From the Acidimicrobiales bacterium genome, the window CCACGCGCCTCGGCGTGCGCCCGCACCTCGGCCTTGGTCATGGCGCCGACGGGCAGCAGTGTGCGCGCCAGCGACGACTGGTCGAGCATGTGCAGCACGTAGGACTGGTCCTTGGCGCGGTCGGCACCGCGCCGCAGCTCGTACGCCCCTGCATCGGTGCGCGTGACGCGCGCGTGATGACCGGTGGCCACCGCGTCGAACCCCAGCTGCATCGCCCGCGCCAGGAAGCGGTCGAACTTCAGGTGCCGGTTGCATTCGATGCACGGGTTGGGCGTACGGCCCTGCGCGTGCGCGTCGAGGTAGGGCGCCACCACGTGGGCGTCGAAGTCGTCGGTGAAGTTGAAGACGTGGTGGTCGATGCCGAGTTGGTGGCACACGCGGCGGGCGTCGTCGACGTCGGCCACCGAGCAACACCCTTGGTCGGACGGTCCGCCCCACAGCTTCATGGTGGCGCCGACGACTTGGTGGCCCTCGTCGAGCAGCAGCGCGGCGGCGACGGAACTGTCGACGCCCCCCGACATGGCGGCGAGCACCTTCACGACGCCCGCGCCCGCAGGTTCTCGATCGCCTTGGGGACGGCGACCAGCGCGGCGTCGACGTCGGCGTCGGTCGACGACCAGCCCAGCGACAACCGCAGCGCACCGCGCGCGGAGGCAACCTCGACGCCCATCGCCGCGAGCACGTGGCTCGGTTCGAGGGCGCCGCTCGCACACGCAGAACCGGCCGACGCGCACACGCCCAACTCGTCGAGGGCGAAGACCAGGGCCTCGCTCTCGACACCGGCGAAGCGCACGTGCGCCGTGCCGGCGGTGTGTTCCGCATCGGGCGCGGTGACCACGACACCGGGCACCGCACTGGTGAGGCCGCGCAGCAAGCGGTCGCGCAGCGCGCCGACGCGCGCGACTTCCTCGGCGCGCGTGCGCGCCGTGACGGTTGCCGCCGCCGCCATGCCGACGATGCCCGCCACGTTGTGCGTCCCGGACCGTCGCTCGCGCTCCTGACCGCCGCCGCGCAGCAACGGCGTCAAGGCCACACCGTCGCGCACGACGAGCGCACCCACTCCCATCGGCCCACCGAACTTGTGGGCGCTGATCGAGATCAGGTCGGCGCATGCCGCCTCACGCGCCACGTCACGCCAGCAGAACGCCGCCACCGCGTCGGTGTGCAGCAGCACCCCGTCACCGATGGCGGCGCGCACTGCGGCGAGGTCGTTCACAACACCGGTCTCGTTGTTCGCCAACATGACCGAGACGAGCGCGGCGTCACGCGGGAGCGCCGCGACGTCGACGCGGCCGGCGGCGTCGACGCCGAGGGTTGCACCGCCGCGCGCTTCGACGGCGTGCAGCACCGCGTGATGCTCGACCGCCGAACACGCGACAGCTCCGTCGTCGGCACCGAAGATCGCCAGGTTGTCGGCTTCGGTTCCGCCGCCGGTGAACACGACTTCGCCGGCGTCGCAGCCGAGGGCCTCGGCCATGGCGTCGCGCGCGTCTTCGATGGCGGCGCGCGCCGCGCGCGCCAGGGCGTGCGCCCCGGAAGGGTTGCCGAAGCAGTCCCCGAGGAAGGGCAGCATGGCGGCGGTCGCCTCCGGCCGCATCGGCGAGGACGCCGCGTGGTCGAGGTAGGTCGTCACGCGTCGCCCCACGCCTTCTTCGTCTTGACCGTCACCGGATGATCGGGGAACGCCTTCTTGGCGTCGTTGACGAGCTTGGCGTTGGCGCCCGCACGCGTCGGCAGCACTTCGGCGCCCGTCGGCGTCAGGCGCCAGTCCGCCACCCGGGGATCGGCGTGCAGCCAGCGCGCCAGCGACGCCCGGCCGTGGGCGAGAAAGACGCGCGCCCCCTGATGCCCGCACGCGGCGCACGGAGTGTCGTCGATCCGCTCGGCGCGCACGTCGGTGCGCAGGCGCAGCAGCACGGTGCCCGCCCAGCCGAGGCCGGTCCACACGACCTCCTGGTGCTCGTCCAGCTCGACGTATTCAGCCTCGGGCGTCGTGTGCCAGCCGTACTCGGCGCCGCCGCGGCACTCGAACCACACCGAGCGCGTCCCCGGCACCGCGGCGGCGAGCCGCAACGCCACCCGCTCGGTCGCACCGAGCTGGGCCAGCCGCTGGGCGACGGCGTCACCGTTGGGCGCCAGCACCACCGCCAGGCGCAGCGCCGGCCACGTTCCGCTGGCCAGCGCGGCCAGAACGTCGGCCTCGGTGCCGGCCACGATCGACACGGCGTGGCGGGCCGCCGCGCTCGCATCGTCGAGGACGGCGAGCGACACGCCGGCGCGACGCGTCCCGCCGCTGAGCTCCCACGCCTCGATCCCGCTCGACGCGCCACCGACCAGGGCGACGGTGTCGGCGCGCGTCACGCCGAGCGCCCGCAGCCACTGGGTCCCGATGCCGGCGAGGCGCACGAGGTCGGCGGCGGAGGCTCCGAGCGGCACGCCGTCGGCGTTGAAGAAATGGACGGGGCGGTACAGCGGCTCGATGGCGCGCAGGAACGCGTCCCACCGGCCCCACGTCGACGCCCAGAAGGTCCGGAAACGCAAGTAGGGCCGTCCCGAGCGGATCAGGCCTTGGCGGGTCGGGCGCAGCACGTAGTCGGCGGCGCTGTCGAGTTCGTCGAGACCCACCGGCGAAACCGCCTGGAGATCGGCGAGCGAGCGGAACCCACCGCCCACAATCCCGGCCTCGGAGATGCGCGTGCGCGCCGCCTCGCTGTGCGGGTACAGCTCACGCCGCAGGTAGTTGACGACCATGCGGTCGCGGCCAGCCGGTCGGTTCAGCAGCGGCGCCACGAACGACAACGCTACCGAAGGCATCGCAAAACGCGGCACCGCCGCGTCAGGACGGTAACGTCGTGCGCGTTATGAGTCAGCTGCGGCTGGATCCGTTGACCGGGCGATGGGTTGTCATCGCCGCGGAACGCGCCGCTCGA encodes:
- the mnmA gene encoding tRNA 2-thiouridine(34) synthase MnmA; translated protein: MKVLAAMSGGVDSSVAAALLLDEGHQVVGATMKLWGGPSDQGCCSVADVDDARRVCHQLGIDHHVFNFTDDFDAHVVAPYLDAHAQGRTPNPCIECNRHLKFDRFLARAMQLGFDAVATGHHARVTRTDAGAYELRRGADRAKDQSYVLHMLDQSSLARTLLPVGAMTKAEVRAHAEARGLRTAAKPDSQDTCFLPQAGGRETFLGDRIPLRAGRVVDADGNDVGSVEAVELVTVGQRR
- a CDS encoding cysteine desulfurase family protein; translated protein: MTTYLDHAASSPMRPEATAAMLPFLGDCFGNPSGAHALARAARAAIEDARDAMAEALGCDAGEVVFTGGGTEADNLAIFGADDGAVACSAVEHHAVLHAVEARGGATLGVDAAGRVDVAALPRDAALVSVMLANNETGVVNDLAAVRAAIGDGVLLHTDAVAAFCWRDVAREAACADLISISAHKFGGPMGVGALVVRDGVALTPLLRGGGQERERRSGTHNVAGIVGMAAAATVTARTRAEEVARVGALRDRLLRGLTSAVPGVVVTAPDAEHTAGTAHVRFAGVESEALVFALDELGVCASAGSACASGALEPSHVLAAMGVEVASARGALRLSLGWSSTDADVDAALVAVPKAIENLRARAS